The proteins below come from a single Bactrocera dorsalis isolate Fly_Bdor chromosome 5, ASM2337382v1, whole genome shotgun sequence genomic window:
- the LOC105230121 gene encoding ionotropic receptor 21a-like: MFSRNIIDVIIITPHNEAKGYSVYSFEVFSKEQCRVVKPTIVNRFINGRFNKAELFPNKLTNLHNCSLRVLSRNVPPFFTYQNDTNSGTLIMKGVEAKLLNALAEHLNFRIEPIISPAYDCGDVYPNGTMTGPYYLLDQNHVDVLMGYFFYAAHRINFLEEGLSYFSTALVVIVKRHPPPPDHMWMLDPFQLNTWLALLLMIATVILFLCVLHLRYQYGNWLDIIGSIFGEPRAVLTRNYLVRFGITFWYVGFVFISSAYQAKLFVSYNRPSPGLPHTINDLQRNNYTFLVHDTMNLTYWLPDMRIPKNRIKWLNSSDVSSIFEELMNSTGNVATLATIARMHYFERKRQIIGVFDQVPETVQLPEICAYFQHHSYLVKPFNNVIAMVRSSGLISRWYGNALTDSNGPLKIQRGGKPKSLDLEKFGIVFYLLFVGEFIAFIVFILEIIIARYKK; the protein is encoded by the coding sequence ATGTTCTCACGCAACATTATCGATGTAATCATTATAACGCCGCACAACGAAGCGAAAGGCTACTCAGTGTACTCTTTCGAAGTGTTCAGTAAAGAGCAGTGCCGCGTTGTAAAGCCGACCATTGTAAATCGTTTCATAAATGGACGTTTCAATAAAGCCGAActctttccaaataaattgaCGAACCTTCATAACTGCAGCCTACGTGTCTTATCGCGTAATGTGCCGCCATTTTTCACATACCAAAATGATACTAATAGCGGTACGCTAATAATGAAAGGTGTCGAAGCGAAACTCTTGAACGCCCTTGCCGAGCATTTGAATTTTCGCATAGAACCGATTATAAGTCCTGCCTATGATTGTGGTGATGTTTATCCCAACGGTACAATGACGGGTCCCTACTATCTATTGGATCAAAATCATGTTGACGTGCTTATGGGTTACTTCTTTTATGCTGCACATCGCATAAACTTCTTGGAGGAGGGTCTATCGTATTTCAGCACCGCtttggttgttattgttaagCGACATCCGCCACCACCCGACCACATGTGGATGCTGGATCCCTTCCAGTTGAATACTTGGCTAGCGCTGCTGCTGATGATTGCCACCGTCATTTTATTTCTGTGTGTCTTACACTTGCGTTATCAGTACGGCAATTGGTTGGACATCATTGGCAGCATTTTCGGCGAACCTCGTGCAGTTTTAACCAGAAATTACTTGGTACGCTTCGGCATTACTTTCTGGTACGTCGGTTTTGTATTTATCAGTAGCGCATATCAAGCAAAATTGTTCGTTTCGTACAATCGCCCATCACCAGGCTTGCCACACACCATAAACGACTTACAGCGCAATAATTATACATTTCTGGTGCACGACACTATGAATCTGACATATTGGCTGCCTGACATGCGGATACCCAAAAACCGCATAAAATGGCTTAATTCTTCAGATGTGAGTTCGATCTTTGAGGAGCTTATGAACTCGACTGGCAATGTGGCAACACTGGCGACTATTGCGCGTATGCATTACTTTGAACGCAAGCGCCAGATAATTGGCGTTTTCGATCAGGTTCCCGAAACGGTGCAACTACCGGAGATTTGTGCCTACTTTCAGCATCATTCGTATCTCGTAAAGCCCTTCAACAACGTCATTGCGATGGTACGCAGTAGTGGCTTAATCTCGCGTTGGTATGGCAATGCTTTAACGGATTCCAATGGACCGTTGAAAATACAGCGTGGCGGTAAACCTAAAAGTTTAGATTTGGAAAAATTCGGTATTGTTTTCTATTTACTTTTCGTCGgtgaatttattgcttttattgtatttatcttGGAAATAATAATTGCACgttataagaaataa
- the LOC105230049 gene encoding proton-coupled amino acid transporter-like protein pathetic isoform X2 produces the protein MRDTKITEVTLEQRYKIQPRKDVEQALASPDFDPFAERKVAHPTTDNETLTHLLKASLGTGILSMPIAFMYSGIVLGIFATIFTAFICTHCSYVLVKCAHKLYYKSRRTEMSFAEVAEVAFLNGPKWARGFAPVAKFSILFGLFLTYFGTCSVYTVIVAKNFEQVMEHWLGYEISLRLLISALLIPLILLSWIPNLKYLAPVSMVANLFMGLGLGITFYYLVMDLPPVTTREFANVSTIPAFFAITIFAMEAIGVVMPLENNMEKPRHFLGICGVLSQGMSGVTLIYMALGFLGYLRYGTATEESITLNLPVHEWPAQAVKVLIALAVYCTFGLQFYVCLEIVWDGIKDKCKKRPMLVNYVLRTVLVTAAVVLAVSVPTIAPFMGLIGAFCFSILGLIFPVFIELITHWDTGFGAYNWILWKNVIIGFCGVAALIFGSMSAIQDIIKVYSSDPNASDAIQGALNNITTTRL, from the exons ATATAAAATCCAGCCACGGAAAGATGTCGAACAGGCGCTGGCGTCACCCGATTTCGATCCGTTTGCCGAACGCAAAGTGGCACATCCGACCAC TGATAATGAGACGCTCACGCATTTGCTGAAGGCCTCACTGGGCACTGGCATCCTCTCCATGCCGATCGCCTTCATGTACTCAGGCATTGTGCTTGGCATCTTCGCCACCATCTTCACAGCTTTCATCTGTACACACTGCAGTTATGTGCTG GTGAAATGCGCCCACAAACTCTACTACAAGTCGCGTCGCACGGAGATGAGCTTCGCCGAAGTTGCTGAAGTGGCATTTTTGAATGGGCCAAAATGGGCACGTGGTTTTGCGCCAGTTGCCAAATTTTCCATACTATTCGGACTGTTTTTGACCTACTTCGGCACCTGTTCGGTGTATACCGTTATTGTGGCGAAGAATTTCGAACAG GTCATGGAACATTGGTTGGGCTATGAAATTTCACTGCGCCTACTCATCTCCGCACTACTCATCCCGCTAATTCTACTCTCGTGGATACCGAATCTCAAATACCTAGCACCCGTCTCGATGGTAGCCAATCTCTTTATGGGCCTCGGCTTAGGCATTACATTCTACTATCTCGTCATGGACTTGCCACCGGTAACAACACGCGAATTCGCCAATGTCTCAACCATACCGGCTTTCTTCGCCATCACCATATTCGCCATGGAGGCAATCGGTGTGGTTATGCCGCTGGAGAATAACATGGAGAAACCACGTCACTTCCTTGGCATTTGTGGCGTGTTGAGTCAGGGCATGTCTGGTGTGACTTTGATCTATATGGCACTCGGTTTTCTCGGCTATCTGCGCTACGGCACAGCAACAGAAGAGAGCATAACACTGAATCTGCCGGTGCATGAGTG GCCCGCGCAAGCTGTCAAGGTGTTGATCGCTTTGGCTGTGTACTGTACATTCGGTCTGCAATTCTACGTGTGCCTCGAGATTGTCTGGGATGGTATCAAGGATAAGTGCAAAAAGCGTCCAATGTTGGTGAATTATGTTTTAAG AACCGTGCTCGTCACTGCCGCCGTTGTATTGGCCGTTTCCGTGCCCACCATAGCGCCGTTTATGGGTCTAATTGGTGCCTTCTGCTTCTCCATACTTGGTCTCATATTCCCC GTTTTTATCGAGCTCATCACCCATTGGGACACCGGCTTCGGTGCCTACAACTGGATTCTATGGAAGAATGTCATCATTGGTTTCTGCGGTGTGGCAGCGCTCATTTTCGGCTCCATGAGCGCCATTCAAGACATTATCAAAGTGTACTCGAGCGATCCCAATGCTAGTGATGCTATACAAGGGGCCCTCAACAACATTACAACAACTAGACTTTAA
- the LOC105230049 gene encoding proton-coupled amino acid transporter-like protein pathetic isoform X1 has product MVNIADSGGKHAPQEMEQFLPGDGTNNKYKIQPRKDVEQALASPDFDPFAERKVAHPTTDNETLTHLLKASLGTGILSMPIAFMYSGIVLGIFATIFTAFICTHCSYVLVKCAHKLYYKSRRTEMSFAEVAEVAFLNGPKWARGFAPVAKFSILFGLFLTYFGTCSVYTVIVAKNFEQVMEHWLGYEISLRLLISALLIPLILLSWIPNLKYLAPVSMVANLFMGLGLGITFYYLVMDLPPVTTREFANVSTIPAFFAITIFAMEAIGVVMPLENNMEKPRHFLGICGVLSQGMSGVTLIYMALGFLGYLRYGTATEESITLNLPVHEWPAQAVKVLIALAVYCTFGLQFYVCLEIVWDGIKDKCKKRPMLVNYVLRTVLVTAAVVLAVSVPTIAPFMGLIGAFCFSILGLIFPVFIELITHWDTGFGAYNWILWKNVIIGFCGVAALIFGSMSAIQDIIKVYSSDPNASDAIQGALNNITTTRL; this is encoded by the exons ATATAAAATCCAGCCACGGAAAGATGTCGAACAGGCGCTGGCGTCACCCGATTTCGATCCGTTTGCCGAACGCAAAGTGGCACATCCGACCAC TGATAATGAGACGCTCACGCATTTGCTGAAGGCCTCACTGGGCACTGGCATCCTCTCCATGCCGATCGCCTTCATGTACTCAGGCATTGTGCTTGGCATCTTCGCCACCATCTTCACAGCTTTCATCTGTACACACTGCAGTTATGTGCTG GTGAAATGCGCCCACAAACTCTACTACAAGTCGCGTCGCACGGAGATGAGCTTCGCCGAAGTTGCTGAAGTGGCATTTTTGAATGGGCCAAAATGGGCACGTGGTTTTGCGCCAGTTGCCAAATTTTCCATACTATTCGGACTGTTTTTGACCTACTTCGGCACCTGTTCGGTGTATACCGTTATTGTGGCGAAGAATTTCGAACAG GTCATGGAACATTGGTTGGGCTATGAAATTTCACTGCGCCTACTCATCTCCGCACTACTCATCCCGCTAATTCTACTCTCGTGGATACCGAATCTCAAATACCTAGCACCCGTCTCGATGGTAGCCAATCTCTTTATGGGCCTCGGCTTAGGCATTACATTCTACTATCTCGTCATGGACTTGCCACCGGTAACAACACGCGAATTCGCCAATGTCTCAACCATACCGGCTTTCTTCGCCATCACCATATTCGCCATGGAGGCAATCGGTGTGGTTATGCCGCTGGAGAATAACATGGAGAAACCACGTCACTTCCTTGGCATTTGTGGCGTGTTGAGTCAGGGCATGTCTGGTGTGACTTTGATCTATATGGCACTCGGTTTTCTCGGCTATCTGCGCTACGGCACAGCAACAGAAGAGAGCATAACACTGAATCTGCCGGTGCATGAGTG GCCCGCGCAAGCTGTCAAGGTGTTGATCGCTTTGGCTGTGTACTGTACATTCGGTCTGCAATTCTACGTGTGCCTCGAGATTGTCTGGGATGGTATCAAGGATAAGTGCAAAAAGCGTCCAATGTTGGTGAATTATGTTTTAAG AACCGTGCTCGTCACTGCCGCCGTTGTATTGGCCGTTTCCGTGCCCACCATAGCGCCGTTTATGGGTCTAATTGGTGCCTTCTGCTTCTCCATACTTGGTCTCATATTCCCC GTTTTTATCGAGCTCATCACCCATTGGGACACCGGCTTCGGTGCCTACAACTGGATTCTATGGAAGAATGTCATCATTGGTTTCTGCGGTGTGGCAGCGCTCATTTTCGGCTCCATGAGCGCCATTCAAGACATTATCAAAGTGTACTCGAGCGATCCCAATGCTAGTGATGCTATACAAGGGGCCCTCAACAACATTACAACAACTAGACTTTAA